The genome window GACATGTATATTTATAACATTTTTATTAGACATAAAATAGAAAACAAAGCATAAAAGAAAATCTTTATGAAATAATGAAGGTGGCCGACATTTCTCAGGTAGATTAAAATTGTGGTTGATTATTCCCGAAACAAAGTAATTATaggtctttttccttttttttgttgAGCTAACTAAATAAGATAAACATTTCtcattttcaaaaatttaaattttttcttcGATTTTTATTCTAAAACCCAAACACAAATACTTtagttatataattttttttaaaaatatattcatTGAATTAGGGTACACACGTAAAATGCTTATCCAGAAACTAGTTAAGACaataaataacatacaccattGGACCTCAATATGAATATCGGACATggaataaaaaataaaactattaTTACTCTAAATTACACCACATTCTTTCAATTTAACCAAACCTCATTATCTTAATATTgtgggaaaaaagaaaaaagttaataGAATAATGATTTGCATAAACATGCAGAGGCGATAGATCTATTAAATATGCATGCTCCTACTGTCTCGCGTACATGTGAATCTCTAATCAATTCTCTCATTCTGATCTTGAATATTTGCCGCAATTCCTTGATATGAGCACCGGCAGTTCGATGATTCCGAGCAATGTAGGGAAGACGATCCATGATATAAAGGAGATCGCTGGTGGAAAACACAGCGATGATGACATTTATACTATGCTCAAAGAATGCAATATGGATCCTAATGAGACCGCTCAGAAGCTTTTGTATCTTGGTATATCTCCACTTTAATTGATTGATCTTTTGTTCTGCTTCTGATGAGTTTATTTGTCATAAGAAGCAGTCATATAGTTtccttcaattaattaagcttgAAGGATCCTCTGTGGAGTTGGGTATCACACAATTCTCAATTCTCTTCGTGGTAGTAGTGGCGGAGTCACGAATTCTAACGGTTTATAAAAATATTCAATAATGTCACACCTCGGATTTGAACATGTATTTCTCTTATATTAAGGTGACTCCAAATTTTATACGTATTATGTTTTTATTCTTGTTTTtccttaaaaatagataataattaaatttatatgtggttttaaggatatgtggattaattcaatacaagtgattgaTGGCATTAGATTAAGCAAATGAAAGATGTAATAAATGGACAAACCAATGATAAGAGTGATCCTGGGTTCGGTTAATGGCTCAATGAAGAACCTGCCTTCGATCCCGAGCTTACACTTATGAAGAACTGATGAACAAAGATAAGAACTTTGGATAACAGAGAGAATGGAGGTAAATTGCGTTGATATGCATGTTACAATATCCCTAATGAATAGTTAGtttttcctttatatagtaggggagttttatcTTAAGTACAATTCGAAAAAAGGGTAAAATCTCTCTTTTCGCCAATCACTGATCCATCCTTGATACGGGCTGAGATTTACGCCGTGACGTCCGGTCGGGCACGGATATCACGACCCTTTGTTAGTTATGTGTGGTGTTTGGCAATGCTCTCCAAAGTCTTGGGACTCGAATCGTACCCGGAGCACGTGGTCCTGATGCctccgagggcaggtgttttgctcGAACTCCGATACGAGGGGATCTGCCCTGATTCTGATTCCTTACGGTCATGTCCCAGCTCCGTTTGCCTCACCGAGAAACTGAGGTGTTCAACAGGCTCGGTTTTACCTGTATACAACTCTACTTAGGCAACGCGTTGATATCTCCTTCCTTGTATGTGGTTCGCCAATGTGTGGTATATTTAGACCAATGTCTTATTTGTGTTTCCAAATAGCAGGCAGTGGTGCAGCCACATTCAACCAAGTCAATTTGACACCCCTTtgccgaaaaattatactatattGCTAGAAAATTACACTTTAAAAATTATTGGGAAGCGTGTCAGGCTAATAGAAGGGAAACAATATTTAAGagagaaaagcaataaattgcacaagacaaaACAAGACAAGATTTACGTGGTTCAGTAATTTTTGCTTACTCCACGGCCACACAAAGAATAattctttattaattgaagagagaaagaagaagttgaaggATGACCTACAAATGAAAATGTAGACCCCTAtttataggcatttgaatgcCTTATCGAgttaagcgcttacatcataagaatgccgacgtaagcgcttacatcatattTTCATCTCTTTTcgacttttctttcttttgttttttctaCTGATCTTTCTTTCACATACAACAACAGGTTTGCTCCTATCAATCTCCCCCTCAAACCTATGTTACATCAagaaagaaatttaaaaaaatatttgttatTCTCTGGTGGCGCCTTCACGCTATCAGTCTTGAAGGCTAACTGAGGCAGTGCACAGCCTCAATTTGTCAACACCGACAACTTTGGTCAATATGTTTGACGGGTTCTTTGATCTTAGAATCTTCTGTAGGGAAAGAGCTTCTTCACTTATCAATTCTCGGATATGATGATACCTCAACTGGATATGCTTCGATCTTGCATGGAACACTGTATTCCTGGCAAGATGAATTGCACTCTGGCTATCGCTGAAAAGCTCACAATTGTTCTGCTCTTTACCTAGCTCTTTAAGAAAATTCTTGAGCCAAATCATCTCTTTTCCAGCTTCTGAAATTACCATGTACTTTGCTTCAGTGGTAGATAGAGAAACACTTTTTTGAAGTCTGGACATCCAGCTAACAGCAGTACCACCCAAGGTGAACACGTAGCATGTTGTACTTTTTCGACTATCTAGATCGTCGCCTAAATTTGCATCAGCAAAACCTTGTAAGATAATATTTCTCTTTTTAAAACAAAGTGTCATACCTGAGGTGCCTTTGAGATATCGCAATATCCATTTTACACCttcccaatgctcctttcctggatctgACATGTATCTACTGATAACTCCAACTGCATGAGCTATGTCAGGTCTAGTGCAAACCATAGCATATATCAAGCTTCCTACTGCTGAAGCATATGGAACTTTGGACATATACTTCCTTTCTTCATATGTCTTAGGTGATTGGCCCTTTGATAAATTAAGATAGCTTCCGAGTGGAGTGCTTCTGGTCTTTGCATCATGAAGACTGAACCTGCTTAGTACCTTCTGTATATACTTTTCTTGAGACAACTTTAAGGTTCCTTCTGACCTGCATCTGCTAATCCTCATTCCAAGCATTTGCTTAGCTggtcctaagtctttcatttcaaactcctCCGCCAGTTGTTGCTTAACCAAGTTGATCTCATTTGTGCTAGATCTTGCaattagcatatcatcaatatacaATAGTAAAATGATATATGATTCATCAAGATTTTTGATATAACAGCAATGGTCCATCTCACATCGTGTGAAACCATTGTTATGCATGTCGGGGagcttgtttcaaaccatacaaactcttcttcaacttacacacaaggttttctttaccaaaaacttgaaaaccttcaggtTGCTTCATGTAGATGTCTTCTTCAAGGTCACCATGCAAGAAAGCAGTTTTAACATCTAGTTGCTCCAAATGTAAATTTTCTGTAGCTATGATACTTAGCACCAACCTGATAGTAGTTAATTTAACTACAGGAGAGAAGATCTCGGTGTAGTCAATTCCTTCCTTCTGCTGAAAGCCTTTTACTACTAATCGTTCTTTGTATCTCTCTTTACCGTCATGCTCTTCCTTGACTCTGTACACCCATTTGTTCTGCAatgctttctttccttttggtaactCTGTAAGTATCCATGTTTTATTCTTTTGAAGAGAATGCATTTCTTCTTTCATGGCTAGCTTCCACTTATCAGAGTCTATCACTTGCATTGCTTCAACAAAATGCTCTAGTTCTCCAGCACCAGTTAGAAATAAATAGTGAAGAAAGAGAGTTAACCTATCTGGAGCATTCGTGACTCTTTTTGATCTCCTCAATATAGGTTCAGGAGTAACTGAACCCGAATTTGATTCAAGTCCTGACTCCAGATTTGGTTCTGCATTTGATTCTATCTCTGGTTCCGATTCCTGTTCTGGTTCTGATCCAGATTCGGCTTCTAGTTCTTCATCTTCAATTTCAGAATCAATTGTAATCCCTCTAGCCATATCATTTTCTGAGATTTCTTCTAACTCAACTGTTTCAGATGTCTGTTTGCTGATGCTGGTTGGTTCTACTTCAAGCTTGTCCTTGTACATCATAttttcattaaatgtgacattccTGTGTCTTAGAGTCTTTCTATTCTGGTCATCCCAAAATCGATAAccaaaattatcattaccatagCCAATAAAGAAACATTTCTTGACTTTAGGATCAAGTTTATCTCTATCATTAGAGTTTACATGCACATAAGCAACACAACCAAAAAAATTTAGATGGGAGAGAGTTACCTCCTTTCATGTCCATACCTTCTCAGGAATTTCAAAATTCAGCGGTACAGAGGGTCCCCTATTTATAAGGTTAGCTTCTGTGTTAACAGCCTCGGCCCAAAAATACTTCGGCAATCCAGAATGTATTCTCATACTTCTTGCTCGTTCATTTAGGGTTCTGTTCATCCTCTCAGCAATGCCATTTTGTTCCGgtgttccaggaactgtcttgaTCAGTCTGATCCCATTCTCCGAGCAAAATGCTTTGAACTCTTGGCTATCATACTCTCCCCCATTGTCAGACTTCAGACATTTTAACTTTAGACTTGTCTAATTTTCAACTTCAGCTTTCCATCTTTTAAAGGTAACAAACACATCagatttatttttcagaaaataaacccATATCTTTCTTGTGGGATCATCAATGAAGGTGACATAATAGCGTGAGCCGCCTAGAGAAGTTATAGGAGCTGGTCCCCACACATCTGTATGCACTAGTTCCAGCTTCTCTTTCTTTGGCGTCCTTCCCACCTTTGAGAAACTAACTCTCTTTTGTTTCCCGTAAATGCAATCTTCACACAAACCTAATTTAACATGTTTTAGGTTTGGCAACTTTTCTTTGGATACCAATAACTTCATTCCCTTCTTACTCATATGCCCTAGCCTCCGGTGCTACAATGTTGTATCACGACCATGATCAACTGTTGCTATAGTATCTTTTTGTATTGCAGTTGCATATAGTGTTCCTCTTTTAAAgcctcgtgccacaaccaaatttccttTGGTTATCTTCCACGATCCGTTACCGAATGTTGTTGTATATCCTTCACTGTCAATCTGACCCATAGATATTAGATTTTTCTTGAGGCCAGGAATATGTCGGATATTTTGTAATTTCCATAGCGTGCCTTGTGAAGACTTTATATGAACTTCACCTTTCCCGGCAATGTCCAAAGGTTCGCCGTCTGCTAGATAAACTTTCCTGAATTTTCCAGCAATATAATTATGCAATAATTCTTTGCATGATGTAGAGTGAAAAGATGCACCTGAGTCCAGAATCCAAGATTCGATTGGACTGTCTGCACAACAAATTAGTGCATTACTGACTTGTTCAGCAATTACATTTGCTgaattttcttccttcttcttctttggtTCTTTACATTGACTACTGTAGTGAACCTTTTTATCGCAATTCCAACAAGTAATGTCCTTGCGATTTTTGGATTGCCCTCTTCTCCTTGACTTTGATCTGCCACGACCATGACTTTGTCCTCTTTGGTTGCTTCTCCCCCTGCTTTCAATATTAAAAGTAGAACCTGGGGAATCACTTGATTCTTTTCGACGAATATCTtcgcttagaaccaagtctctaatATCATTCAATTTGAGTTTGGTATTTCTCGATGAACTGGTAACTGCAGTTACCGTTGCAGACCAACTCTCCGGTAGAGATGATAGTAGAATCAACGCCCTGACTTCATCATCGAATGTTATATTAACAGAACTTAACTGAGTTAATATTATATTAAACTCATTGATATGTTCCTTGACTGATCCACCTTTTGTCATCTTTAAGTTGAATAATCGACGTATCAAATAGACCTTATTTGAAGCAGATGGCTTCTCGTACATATTTGATAATGCCTTCATCAGGCCTGCAGTGGTCTTCTCGTTAATGATGTTAAACGCCACATTTCGTGTTAGCGTCAAATGAATCACACCAAAAGCTTGGCGATCTAATAGATCCCGATCCGCTTTGGCCATAGTCTCTGGTTTTACTTCGGTTAGAGGTAAGTATAATTTTTTCTGGTACAAATAATTCTCTATTTGCATTTTTCAGAATCCAAAATCTTTGCCATTGAACTTGTCAATCTTAAACTTTCCTTCTTCCGATGCCATTTTTCACAAAAAGATTTATGTGAATAGTGCATGTGAATAGTAACGATGATCAATAGTGTCGTACTATTCTTGTGAATAGTACCTACACCAATACTGTACTTTTCTATCAAAATTATACTGTCTGTGCTCTAATACCAGTTGTTGGAAAGTGTATCAGGTTAATAGAAGGGAAACAATTTTTAAGAGAGAAAAGCAATAAATTACACAAGACAAAACAAGACAAGATTTACGTGGTTCGgcaattttttcctactccacggccacacaaagagtagctctttattaattgaagagagaaagaagaagttgagggatgatCTACAAATGGAAATGTAGACCCCTATTTATAGGCATTTGAATGTCCTGTCGAATTAAGCGCTTACATCGTAAGAATGTccatgtaagcgcttacatcataagaACGCCGGTGTAAGCGTTTACATCATAAGAATGCCgacgtaagcgcttacatcatattTTCATCTCTTTTcgacttttctttcttttgttttttctaCTGTTCTTTCTTTCACATACAACAATAGGTTTGCTCCATCCACCTAACTTCCTACTCAATATAAACAACTGCAGTTGTTTACTTATTGGAGCATTTTTGTGTCTAATTTTGTGAATATCTGGTCAGTTTTGCTAATTAGATTTAGTATACTCTTGGTGCTGCAGGGAAGAACAAGAAGCAAAACACTTCTAGTTGTTTTTGTTTCTTCCCTTTTTATGCTTTTAGGGCAGGGTTCATCTATGCCTAGAACTCTCATGTCAGTATCTGATTATATGGCAACTAGGAACATTCTTGTATTCCTTATTTGTTGTTGATTCCAGGTCTACAAATTAAACTACTATACCAATCTCTTGCTTTgcttatttttataatttttgtggcaGATATTAAGTTTCATATTCTGTCGTGCATTCATGTAATTGTTTAACCTATTACATCATTGTTTTCTTCgccaaaaaaataaaactacCTAATTCTGCAGATACTTTTCATGAGGTCAAAAGGAAACGAGACAGAAAGAAAGCAGTAAGCATTTCCATCAACTAAGATTACAAAATTTTCACTTAGCTTGATCATTCATAGTTTCACCATCTGCTTGTCACAGAAAGCCAGCAGCCAAACTTCTGAGAATTACAGGTGGATATCAGGCATGCAGCAGAGAGGGGCTAGGAGTGGTCGTGAGAAAATTTCTGCAAATTACATCACTAATGGTATATATGGGACTTCAACCTGGGATAAGAGTTAAATGTGCTCATGATCATGATCGATATCTCTCCTGCTTATTTTGAGCATCCAGGATGTTTTGTATTGAATTTTGTTATATCCTTTTGAGTCTTTGAGCATACAATTGAAGAATAGCTGAGAACTTTCATGACCAAAGAAAAGAGTTATCCTCTATAATACTTCGTCTGCTGGCTGTTCAAGTATACCATCCACTAGCTACTTTCTTCTTTAAACAGTCATAGCTGGGGTCTGCACGTCACTTATCATTTGAAGAAAAGGTGTCAAGTTTATTGAAAAGATACAAGTTAAATTTTCTCATATTCTTCACTGTCACAAGGTTAAGACACAAGACGATGATAGTGTTTGTTGAATGATCTTTCTTTCTTTGGAAATCATCTGCTTCTCCTCACACACAGAAAAGGACAAAATTCTCTCTTTTCAAGAATGTGCTTTATTTGTCAGAATAATTTGTACAAGCCTTAAGGATGATTTAGCGTGTATATAAATTTGGTGTACGATATTGCTATCTGCTTGTCAAATGAGAAGAACTAGAACCTCTTTCATGGTTCAAATTGCATCTATCGCCCTTAAATCATACTTGATAGGTTGATAGAGCATGTTCTTTACTTTTTTTTCCTGTTGTAGTGTTGGCCCTTCCTTCATGtactttgatatatatatatatatatatatatatatatggtcccTTATCAGTTATATAGCATGGCATCTGTTGGAATTTGGAAGAGGGTTTCATATTGATAGAGGAGATGTAATTTTCTCTATTTATGGCTTGCAGTGTTAACTTACCCCCTTTTCTTTATTGTCAGCAGATGCCAGTGGCAGAGGATACGTTAAGAAAGAAAGTAGAGTCAATAGGTCGAAGGATAGAAGTTCTAAGACCTCCATGCCGGTTGCACATAAAACAGAAGATACTAATACACATCCTAGCAAGAAATCTGCCATTAAGGTATCTGCAGATGATCCTAGTTACAGTAGAGTTACTTCCTTTGTTAATGTAAACAAGTTGGCAAAAGTTTCAACTCTACCTCCTAATTTAATAAACCATCATCCAAACTTGGATCCTGGCCCCACTCCTGCCCCCACCCCCACCTTTGCACCTGGAACCAGATTTCAAAATAAAACTGTCATATCAAGACCTAATGAGCTTGTGACAAGCACAACTTCAGCATTGGTATCTGATGTCTACACCTCTGCATCAGATCCTGTTCTAGTTCCAGCCTTGAATACCCAAAATCCAGGAACAGTTGGTACAATAAAACGTGAGATAGGTAGCCAGCGTACTGCTACCGAGTCCATTGTGTCTCCTGTGAATGAGGGAAGATTAGACGCTTGTCAAAGTGCTCCCCAGAATGCTCATGCCGTCATTGGAACTGTCAACTACATAAACACCACTGAACCAAAAGAACCCCAGGGAGTTTCAGTCACAGCTACACAATCAGTTGTTACAATTAATCGTGAAAGTCAGCATTCCAAACAAAATAAAGGTCATTCAGAAGGTACCACTTCAATTTATTTTGGCtctcttttttatcttttttgaaagtttttgagTTTAAGGGGGCTACAACCTTCTTCAATTAAGTAATTTAGATGGAGCTCTTGTGTTTATTTAAGTTGCTTAATGTCAAATCTTAGTATTATTATAAATGTGGTTTCAAAGATACACATGAGAGAAATAGCTAGCTCTATCTTATAAGTCCATTTCACGCGGATAACTGCTACCTGGTATATCATTTGTTGAACCATTGAATTTGGTCGGCTTTCAAGAAAAATCAGCTAATAATAACATAACCATTGTGAGTTTACCCATGCGTTGCTTTTGAGGAGGAGGAAAGGAGGACTTTTGTGATTCagattttcttttttccttttcctttcttGGTAATCTCACTTTATCATAATCTTTATGCAGTATTGCCATCTCAGGCTGCAGCTGTTGCACAGGGAGCCCATTTATCTTCACTTTATAAGCTAAATTCTGCCATGGAAAAAGCAGTTCCACAGCTTGACATGAAATTGGAGAAGTTAAATATCTCTTCCCGTTGTCAGCCTGTTATTTTTCCGAATCATCTTCAAGTACCTGAATCTTTTAGGAGTGGATTGACTTTTGGTAGTTTGGATCCACAATTTGATCCAAGCATAAGCTGCGGCAAAGACTCGATGCCTGTGGAGACTGTTCCAGCTAATGATAGAACTTCCATGGAAACCGGGAGGTCGGTAACGAGTGACATGTCATGCTTTTGTATTCATTTGTGATTTTATATATCTAATGTGTCTACTGAAGCATTTTTACTGATTTGTTGTGGTCTGAGAGCTTGCCAATATTCTTTTGTAATCATGTATAACATTTTGATGAAGATTCTACAAAATTGCCTCTGGACTGTCAAGATTTTTTCAAGTGTAGCTTATAGTCACACAAGGATGACCATGTCATTATGCTTACACTGAGTACTCTTTTCTCTCATCACCATACAGAACTTATTGCAGCTACCAGGATGCATCTTCAGCAGCTCAGGGAGGTGATTATCCTGACAATCCGCTTTCACACAAGCATGGATTTGAAAATATATCACCTTTTGAGGTATCTGGTGCCTCTCCTGTGTATGATCAGTCAAGGCCGGAAGTACCTGCAGGCTCACTATTGCCACTTCTGCAGACGCCCAGTGATTATAGCTTGGGTTTTGTACCACCCATGCTAGGGCCCCAACTTGTACGTATTGAGGGACCAGAACAGCAAGTATGTCATTGTGGCCCTAAAACATCTCTACTCTCCATATTTCATTCTAAAGTATTCTTTTGCCCTTGCTTCTGTCTGTGCTGTCAAATTGAATACTTAGTCAATTGCCCGTTACATAAGACAATGGTAACTCTATAAATAATTTGAATGAGTAGATCTTGCTGTGTGGGCAATTGAAGGacttgtatacggttaaaaccgatcctcggtCGTGAAGATCGATCGAGGACGGCGTTTTCAATTGAGGGGTACCTTCACGGAGACCCCGAGTGAATTCCGAGATCGAGCCCGGGCGttcgaatcgaccgaggtaacatcggtcgatacaggtcccgaacatcgatgcccaaaagtgatcacctagctcgaaatcaaggccgaggttccgatcctgtaccgagctcgagtcggtatcgagctcacagacaaaagttgttacaaccgcaccaaagaagagaatctctgcgggaattaaggaggagacataccatcatgggtcctccactagtaattttttattccatcatattgctatagataaagtagcaatccttggctataaaggccAAGAGAGTTTGTAATAGAAGTCACTTCTCAAAGGgggattaagaattcattgtgtttatctttctaaagctcacctagtgtctttgttcatcatcttctatttttgcaccataaatacatacattgttattttcatatcagaggaatctacttgcccttagaaccatacataaattcaactttatccgatttttcgggtaaacagtttggcgcccaccgtggggctaaggataacaagtgattatttgatacaaacaTACAGCACattccagcttacaacttcatgtCAGCAATGGCTCTGTcaatcgacctcgaagccggccttcaggatgaaaccaaTAACTTGGTGCTCGTGGCCGAATGGCTACCCAACAACgtcaacgaggctcgaatcgaggaacccgaaattcgagccgaagtaccagtaGATATCAATTCACGAATAGCTCTAGAAGCAAATCAACGTTCCGAGcaggaaagaagcattcagggtggcgctcgacccatagcccg of Nicotiana tomentosiformis chromosome 7, ASM39032v3, whole genome shotgun sequence contains these proteins:
- the LOC104119890 gene encoding GBF-interacting protein 1-like, which gives rise to MSTGSSMIPSNVGKTIHDIKEIAGGKHSDDDIYTMLKECNMDPNETAQKLLYLDTFHEVKRKRDRKKAKASSQTSENYRWISGMQQRGARSGREKISANYITNDASGRGYVKKESRVNRSKDRSSKTSMPVAHKTEDTNTHPSKKSAIKVSADDPSYSRVTSFVNVNKLAKVSTLPPNLINHHPNLDPGPTPAPTPTFAPGTRFQNKTVISRPNELVTSTTSALVSDVYTSASDPVLVPALNTQNPGTVGTIKREIGSQRTATESIVSPVNEGRLDACQSAPQNAHAVIGTVNYINTTEPKEPQGVSVTATQSVVTINRESQHSKQNKGHSEVLPSQAAAVAQGAHLSSLYKLNSAMEKAVPQLDMKLEKLNISSRCQPVIFPNHLQVPESFRSGLTFGSLDPQFDPSISCGKDSMPVETVPANDRTSMETGRTYCSYQDASSAAQGGDYPDNPLSHKHGFENISPFEVSGASPVYDQSRPEVPAGSLLPLLQTPSDYSLGFVPPMLGPQLVRIEGPEQQGGNSQAPSMSSSNSSVAQPIGLGQSSVTVPPHLFPLVRQPFPPNYIPYNPYIPHLYMPQSAHQFLGPSGFPQQPSAANFYMSPSVNAAGVKLPLPSLYKPAAIAGNLNHFGVPTSYSSYGSSTVSYSATTAPVCSASNEDLSASELKEKNVYSTQKQNEDSHFRTSATGRDLSMLQANYFYNFPQDQQVGFAPAHSANSSFPGINPSLTIAVPSNVQPLAQQPQTVTRSVESDLPTSGACQQPQANIHWNNKLLNRENL